A region of the Synechococcus sp. PCC 7502 genome:
AACTTGATCTTGGCTATTTAAAACATTTGGTCTTAATGATTTGCCATTGGTTTGGTCATTGATCAAAGTCTTACCTGATGCTTCGTCAAGTACAGATGTAGCAACTAGATCACCCGATCGCTCAATAATAAAAACCTGTCCATTAACTGATAAATCTAGCTGATCCAGAAATTCCCCAATTTGCAGCAGCGAATAGTTAGCAGTGAATAAACCCTGAAATTTGCCTGCTTTATCTATAACAGGGGCGATCGCCAGTTTGAGGAAGAGCATAGAATCCTGTGACCTAAATACAGGAGACCAATGTTGGGTTCTATTAGTTTTTGCCAGGCGATACCAATCAAGCTCCCGATAGTCATTTTGCAGTTTATAAATTAGCTTCCGTGGCTTGCCCTGAGAGTCTGTTAAATAATAGCGATGTTGATTAGCCCTAAACTCCATCAAAGCGATCGTGCCGATGGGGATGGTTTCACCACTAACTTGGCTGGCAGCTGTACTTTCTGTTGCGGTGGCAATCCGAATGTAACCTATGGCATTACCCTGATCGTTCCAATAACTAATTGTGGGAATTAAGGGATTTGAGCGAATTTGTAGCCAAAGTTGACGGCGTAGTTGTTCGGGATCATTGATATTAAGTACTCCCTGCTTAACCGATAGATCATTTGCCGCTACCACCTGTTGAGATACTTGCAAGTAACTACCAAGGCGATCGCTTACCCTTGCTGAAGTTTGTTTTAATAACTGATTTGCTAGATTTTCTACCGCCTGCTGCCCACTCTGATAGGACAGGTAACCAACTAAACCCGTAACTCCCACCACTTGCACCACAAAGGGTAATGTCAGGACTAAATTCATAGGAATTCTCGGAACCATCAATCCACCTGATTGTTTCCTGAGAAAATTCTGAATAAAACCCAATCGAAAACCCATTACATTTACGAACTGATTATAGATAAATAATAGTATCCCCTATTCTTAATCTTGCTTAGAACCAATTTATTAAAGTATTAAAGCTGTCAATATTTACTTTTATGTAGTGGAAATGAACACGACTTAAGCCCCAGATACAGACCAGAGATTAGGGAATGATTGTAGATAATTTTAACTTTTCCTCCAACCAAATCCTAACAATTATGTAAACCTTTCAATAACTTATCAATCTAAATTCTGCTGTAAAAAAGTATCTGGTTATTGTTAGGTATAAGGTTGCGATCGCCTTTAGTAGTCCAATCAACTAAATTCAGAAATTACCAATTGTTTTATGTCATCTGTGTTAAATTGCAAAGTAGTATCGGTGAGATAACTTTAATATGGAAAACCTGCTTTCAAGGATTACTTTTAATAAAGGGATTCTCTGCGGTAAACCTATCATTCGAGGTTTGAGAATTTCAGTAGCAATGATTTTAGAGTTACTAGCCAAGGGAGCCAGCATACAAGAAATTTTGGAAGATTATCCAGAACTAGAAATAGGTGACATATATGCAGCTTTACTCTATGCCCATCACCTTGTTGCCAATGAAGAGATATTTGAACGCTCTGCTATACTCCAGCAATGTCTAAACTTTACCACTAGAACTTAGAAGATAAGTAGCCTGTAATCAGATAATCCTCACCAATAGTAGTAATTTGAGTATTAGTTAAAGCCAAAGCCTGAGTCATTTGACTATTACCAAAATTAGCGATCGCTTCCAAACCACCACCAATAATTTTAGGAGCAATAAAAGCATAAACCTTCTGCACTACTCCATCAGCGATCGCACTAGCAGCTAAATTTCCGCCACATTCCCACAAAACACTATTACAACCTCTTTTTCCTAGTTCTACCATCACAGCCTTAGGCGAGAGTTTTTCTAATGCCATCACTTCAACTTGGCGATCGGTCAGATACTTAACCATTTCACTATTCACATTGCCACTTTCGGTAAATACTAAGGTCTTCTCATGATCATTCATATCCCATAGATTAGCTGATTGGGGTAAGTTCAAAGTTCTCGACATCACCACCCTCAAAGGAGAA
Encoded here:
- a CDS encoding DUF433 domain-containing protein; translated protein: MENLLSRITFNKGILCGKPIIRGLRISVAMILELLAKGASIQEILEDYPELEIGDIYAALLYAHHLVANEEIFERSAILQQCLNFTTRT